In Ruminiclostridium papyrosolvens DSM 2782, the following proteins share a genomic window:
- a CDS encoding putative holin-like toxin, which produces MSTFEALSLMFGFSMVLLTLLSVIVSITKNGKK; this is translated from the coding sequence ATGAGTACATTTGAAGCATTAAGCTTAATGTTTGGCTTTAGTATGGTACTGCTTACATTACTCTCCGTGATTGTTTCAATAACAAAAAACGGAAAAAAATAA
- a CDS encoding ATPase, T2SS/T4P/T4SS family, protein MIKLDELIAVIEEKIKSGKKTFTSDKEKVTELQRIADREQELRIKATEGNEQARDTTRNMVFFILSEIDEITHKNIDEIISQYHLNYYQNIYTGDKQDNIKKPIDTEIEGYLQKFSISTYDTLEKKLQKLAQIVYQELFGFSILDELIFESELNEVATTRSDYVWIQYKGIKRKVPNPKFRFYSNDVYTKIIEDRIVSTANLEMNKGNPIIYSTLENGSRVTALRSPLSRYYVVNIRIFAYKSLSSKDRNRFMHQKMMEVLKILSSKGRRNIAIIGEMGSGKTTAADELVIKNLDDDLAIGLAENIHELNISGKYQDKNVIELQYADKYTPTDIMEIFFRLNRDIVIFGEVRSHMEAFEMINAMLRQARGSMCTFHSSSIPRLVHDLRKLLMQTGFYTDYREARFDIADAIDLVIQIKLDRDTGVRYVYKFAEIIANEEDMSYIIRDLFIYDKVSGKYLVNRNGISESTLNSCMEFEMTQEDREYLKGLFVLKPEEDCFSYEEEPHG, encoded by the coding sequence ATGATTAAATTAGACGAACTGATTGCGGTAATTGAAGAAAAAATCAAATCCGGCAAAAAGACCTTCACAAGCGACAAGGAAAAAGTTACGGAGCTGCAGCGGATAGCGGACAGGGAACAGGAGCTGAGAATCAAAGCTACCGAAGGAAACGAACAGGCCAGAGATACTACCAGAAATATGGTTTTCTTCATTTTAAGCGAGATAGATGAAATCACGCATAAAAACATTGATGAAATTATCTCACAATACCATCTGAATTATTATCAAAATATTTATACCGGAGATAAACAGGATAATATAAAAAAACCGATTGATACTGAAATTGAAGGCTATCTTCAGAAGTTTTCCATAAGTACTTATGATACTTTGGAAAAGAAGCTCCAGAAGCTTGCACAGATTGTATATCAAGAGTTATTTGGCTTCAGTATTTTGGATGAGCTCATATTTGAAAGTGAGCTGAACGAGGTTGCCACAACGAGGAGTGATTACGTATGGATCCAATACAAGGGCATAAAGCGTAAGGTGCCAAACCCTAAGTTCAGATTTTACAGCAATGACGTATACACGAAAATTATTGAGGACAGAATAGTTTCTACCGCAAATCTGGAAATGAACAAGGGAAATCCAATAATATACTCAACCCTTGAAAACGGCTCCAGGGTAACAGCGCTACGCTCGCCATTATCAAGGTATTATGTAGTAAATATCCGCATTTTCGCTTACAAGTCATTAAGCAGCAAAGACCGCAACAGGTTTATGCATCAGAAGATGATGGAGGTTCTAAAAATATTAAGCAGTAAGGGCCGAAGAAACATTGCCATTATAGGAGAGATGGGCTCAGGAAAAACGACCGCAGCGGATGAACTAGTAATAAAGAATCTTGATGATGATCTTGCCATAGGACTGGCAGAGAACATACATGAGCTGAATATATCAGGAAAGTATCAGGATAAAAACGTTATTGAGCTTCAGTACGCAGATAAGTACACTCCTACTGATATCATGGAGATATTTTTCCGCCTGAACCGGGATATTGTAATATTCGGGGAAGTAAGGAGTCATATGGAGGCCTTTGAAATGATCAATGCAATGCTGAGACAGGCAAGGGGCAGCATGTGTACATTCCATTCATCAAGTATTCCAAGACTTGTACATGACCTGCGAAAGCTCCTGATGCAGACCGGATTCTACACAGATTACAGGGAAGCACGCTTTGACATTGCGGATGCAATAGACCTTGTTATTCAAATCAAACTTGACAGGGACACGGGAGTCAGATACGTGTACAAATTTGCGGAGATTATTGCAAACGAAGAAGACATGAGCTATATAATACGTGATTTATTCATTTACGATAAAGTCAGTGGTAAATACCTTGTTAACAGGAATGGCATCAGCGAAAGCACCCTGAATTCGTGTATGGAATTTGAAATGACTCAGGAGGACAGGGAATACCTGAAGGGATTGTTTGTACTAAAACCTGAAGAAGACTGCTTTTCTTACGAGGAGGAGCCCCATGGATAA